The Pseudomonas cucumis sequence AAACAATCCGAGCTTGCCGGGCAACCGCGACAGAAACCAACTGGCGCCGACGTCCGGGTACAAGCCGATGCCGATCTCCGGCATCGCCAACCGGCTGCTCGGCGTGACAATCCGGATGCTCGCTCCTTGCAGCAGCCCCATGCCACCACCCAGCACGTAACCATGACCCCAGCAGATCAACGGTTTGGAGTAGGTGTGCAGGTTGAAGTCCAAGCGATATTCTGCCGCAAAGAAGTGTGCAGCCAAGGGCGGCACTTCGCCGGGATGGGCGCGACACGCCTCCACCAGGCTGCGTACTTCGCCGCCGGCGCAAAAAGCCTTGGCGCCATTGCCGCGCAGCAGCACGCAAACGATCTGTGGCTCCTTGGCCCAGGCATCCAGTTGATCGCGCAGGGCGTTGATCATCGGCAAGGAGAGGGCGTTGAGGGACTTTTCGGCATCCAGGCTGGCGATGCCGATGCGTGCGCCGTCGGTGCCGGTGAGTTCTTCGAAGTGCAGATTCATCGTGACCTCGATCGGGAAATTGAGCGTTCAGTATGATCGCTCTATAGGAAAGTGCCGGATCTGCGTCAGATCAATTGACAAGGGAGATAGGGTTTCCTAGGGTTCGCCCCATTGTTTTTGCCGGATGTAACCATGACTGCTGACGACCGTATCAAACTCGAACCGAGCTGGAAGGAGGCACTACGTGCCGAATTCGACCAGCCTTACATGGCAGAGTTGCGCACATTCCTGCAACAGGAGCGCGCGGCGGGCAAAGAGATTTATCCACCCGGACCGATGATTTTCAACGCGCTCAATTCCACGCCGCTGGACAAGGTCAAAGTGGTCATTCTCGGTCAAGACCCTTACCACGGCCCGGGTCAGGCCCATGGGTTGTGCTTCTCGGTGCAACCGGGCGTGCCGGCACCGCCATCGCTGGTGAACATCTATAAAGAGTTGAAGCGCGACCTGAACATCGACATTCCCAACCATGGCTACCTGCAGAGTTGGGCAGAGCAGGGCGTGTTGATGCTCAACACCACCATGACCGTGGAACGCGCGAATGCCAACGCCCATGCGGGCAAGGGCTGGCAGCACTTTACCGATCGGATTATCGAAGTGGTCAGCGAACATCAGCCACATCTGGTGTTCCTGCTATGGGGCGCGCATGCCCAGAGCAAGCAGAAACTTATCGACGCCACCAAACACCTGGTGCTGACCTCGGTCCATCCGTCGCCGCTGTCCGCCTATCGCGGCTTCCTCGGATGCGGGCACTTCAGTCGGGCGAACAAGTTTCTGGAGCAGAATGGCGAGACGCCGATCGAGTGGCGATTGCCGTCGGTCTGAAGATTGCCTTCGCGGGCAAGCCTCGCTCCTACAGATGTTGTGCCGGACGCAAACCCGCGACTAGCCGAAATCCTGTAGGAGCGAGGCTTGCCCGCGAAGCAGGCGACTCGGTCTATCAGGGAGAATCCGGCTCCCGGTTCCAATACCGAA is a genomic window containing:
- the ung gene encoding uracil-DNA glycosylase, with translation MTADDRIKLEPSWKEALRAEFDQPYMAELRTFLQQERAAGKEIYPPGPMIFNALNSTPLDKVKVVILGQDPYHGPGQAHGLCFSVQPGVPAPPSLVNIYKELKRDLNIDIPNHGYLQSWAEQGVLMLNTTMTVERANANAHAGKGWQHFTDRIIEVVSEHQPHLVFLLWGAHAQSKQKLIDATKHLVLTSVHPSPLSAYRGFLGCGHFSRANKFLEQNGETPIEWRLPSV